ACCCCGCCCAGCTGCTCGGGCAGGCTGGTGGTGGCCGCCGCCACGATGCCGCCGGTGTCGGCGTGGGTGAGCGCCCGAAGCACCAGCAGCGAGCGCCGCACCTCCGCCGCCCAGGGCTGGTGGGGGTGGTGCACCGAGCTGGCCCAGGCCCGCCAGTCGGCGCGGGTGGCCCGTTCGGCACCGTCGACGTCCAGGGGTCCGGGGAGCGGCAGGTGGGAGTTCTGGTACGTCATCACCAGGTCCACCACGTCGCCGGCCCCCACCGCCACGGTGCCGACGTGGCTGCGGTCCTCGCCGGGGTGGAGGCTGCCACCGCGCACCACCACGGTGTCCGGCCCGGCCACCGCGACCACGGCCCCGAGCCCCAGCTCCGGGGCCTGCCGCACCCAGGGCACCGTCCCGGCGTAGTCGAAGCGGAGCCGCAGCACCTGCTCCAGCTCGACGTGCCCGGAGATCCCGCGCACCCGGCGGACCAGGTGGTGGTCGTCGGCGTGGTCCCCGGCGCTGGGCATGAAGTCGGTGACCTCCACCTCGCCCCGGGTCGTGGTCCAGCGGGTGACCAGGTCGAAGGAGTCGCCGTCGTAGCGGCGGGTGGAGCGGGCGTCGGGGTCGGTGGGGTGCAGGCTCCAGTGGCCGTGGTCCTCGTCGCCGAGCAGCCGCCCGAGCAGCGAGGCGGAGTCGAAGCGGGGGAAGCACAACCAGTCGATGCTGCCGCTCCTGCTCACCAGTGCGGCGCTGCGGCGGTCGCTCAGCAGGGCGTAGTCGGCGATCGCCTCGGCCATGGGTCCTCCTCGTCGGCGGGAGCCCCAGCGTAGGAGGACGGACCGCCGGTCGGGGCGGCGGCGGGCCACCCCCGCCTCGTGTCGCCGTGGCGGGACAGGGTAGTCAGGAGGTCCCGACGACCTAGGAGAGCCGATGACCGAGGCCGAGCTGCCCGACGACCCCCGCTCCACCGACGACGCGCAGGACGAGTTCGCGGGCGCGCCCAGCGAGCCGTCCCACGACGACGTGGCCGTCGAGGAGGAGGAGGGCGGGGCCTCCGGCTCCGAGGGCGCCGAGCGCGACACCCCGGCGGGGGAGGACTACGCGGGCAGCGGCTTCTGATGCTCCGGCCGGACCACCCTGGCTAGGGTGGTCCGGTGCCCGAGCAGCGCTACCGGTCCGAGCTGGTGCCCGACCGCGACGTCCCCGGCGCCTACGTCGTGCTGACCGGCACCACGGAGCAGTCGTGGGTGGACCCCGACGACCCCACCCGGCTCGAGTTCGACTACGTGCAGCGGATCGCCGACGCGATCGACGCCTCCGCCCCCGTCGGTGAGCGGCTGCGGGTGGTCCACGTGGGTGGGGCCGGGATGACCCTGGCCCGCTACGTCGCCCACACCCGGCCCAGCTCGCCGCAGATCGTGCTGGAGCCCGACACCGAGCTGACCCAGCAGGTCCGAGAGCGGCTGCCCCTCGGCCGTCACAGCGGGATCAAGGTGCGCGGCGTCGACGGGCTCACCGGCATCGCGGCCATGCCCGCCGACTACGCCGACGTGGTCGTGCTGGACGCCTTCGTGGCCGGCCGGGTCCCGGCGGAGCTGACCACCACCGAGTTCTTCGCCGACGTCACCCGGGTGCTCACCGCGTCCGGGACGCTGATGGTCAACATCACCGACCAGGCCCCCTTCGACTACGGCCGCCGTGTGCTCGCCGGGGTGGCCGAGCACTGCCCGCACCTGCTGGTCAGCAGCGAGCCGGCCACGCTCAAGGGACGCCGGCTGGGCAACGTCGTGGTGCTGGGGTCGCGCCGGCCGCTGCCGGTGGACGAGCTGGTCCGCAGGGCGGCGGGCTCGGTCTTCCCCTACCGGGTGCTGGTGGACGAGCCGGTGCAGAAGTGGCTGCGCGGCGTCCGCGCCTTCACCCGCGAGGAGTCGGCCGCCTCCCCGGAGCCGTCCAGCGGGCTGACCCACTTCGGCTGACGCCGCGTCCGGACACGGGGCCGCCCGCGGCTAGGGTCGCCGCATGGAGCTGAGGATCTTCACCGAGCCCCAGCAGGGGGCCCGCTACGACGACCTGCTGCGGGTGGCGCTGCGGGCCGAGGAGTGCGGCTACGGGGCGTTCTTCCGCTCCGACCACTACCTGACCATGGGTGGCGACGGGCTGCCCGGGCCCACCGACGCCTGGGTCACCCTCGCCGGTCTGGCCCGGGAGACGTCGACCATCCGTCTCGGCACCCTGGTCACGTCGGCGACCTTCCGCGAGCCCGGGCCGCTGGCCATCGCGGTGGCGCAGGTGGACCAGATGAGCGGCGGCCGGGTCGACCTCGGTCTCGGCGCCGGTTGGTACGAGGGCGAGCACGCCGCCTACGGCATCCCCTTCCCCGACACCGGCACCCGCTTCGACCGGTTCGCCGAGCAGCTGGAGATCGTCACCGGCCTGTGGCGCACCCCGGTGGGGGAGACCTTCGACTTCTCCGGCGAGCACTGGCAGCTGGTCGGGTCCCCGGCCCTGCCCAAGCCGTTCACCCCGGGAGGACCGCCGATCATCGTCGGCGGCAGAGGCCCCCGCCGCACCCCGGCGCTGGCCGCCCGCTTCGCCGACGAGTTCAACAGCCCCTTCTGCGCGGCCGACGAGGCGGCCCGGCTCTTCGCCCGCGTCCGGACGGCCTGCGAGGACGCCGGTCGCGACCAGCCGCCGGTGTTCTCCTCCGCGCTCACCCTGTGCTGCGGCCGCGACGACGCCGAGGTCCGGCGCCGGGCCGAGGCGATCGGGCGCGACCCCGACCACTGGGGCGAGGAGATGCTGGCCGGCACCCCCGCGCAGGTGGTCGAGCAGGTGGAGGCGTTCGCCGCGGCGGGCGCGGAGCGGCTGTACCTGCAGGTGATGGACCTCGCCGACCTGGACCACCTGGACCTCGTGGCCGCGGAGGTGGCGCCCCGGCTGGCCGGCTGACCAGGACGGCTCAGCGCCCCGGCTCGTCGAGCAGCGAGTCGTAGAACCCGGCGACGTCGTCGAGGAACGAGGCGATCACCGCCCGCTCCTCCGGCGTGCGCGCCGACGCCGCCCGCACCACGCCCGCGATGATCGGCCGCAGCTCGGTCATGGCCCGTTCGACCGACTCGGGCTCGGGCTCGACGCTGACCTTGCGCCGGTCCGAGGGGTGCGCGGCCCGTCGGACGTGGCCGGCCCGGCTCAGCCGGTCGATCACGTGGGTGGTCGCCGCGGTCGACATCTCCATCCGGCCGGCCAGCTCGCTGGCCGTCATCGGACCGCGCTCCAGCAGGTGCTCCATCGCCGAGAGGTCGGTGGGGTTGACCTCCAGCAGCCGGGCCAGGTGGCGCTGGACCTTGTCCGAGAGCACCTGCACCCGCCGCACCCCGGCGGCGACGGCGGGGCCGTCGGGCTCCGGCTTGTGCTCGGTCGTCATGTGGGTCATGCTAAACCCCGAGATAGTCAAAAGTTTTGGTTACCAAGAAGTGGGGTGAGTCCGGTGGCGCGAGCGCTGGTCGGTCGGGTCGGTGCGTGGGTCGTGCTGGGA
The sequence above is a segment of the Auraticoccus monumenti genome. Coding sequences within it:
- a CDS encoding MarR family winged helix-turn-helix transcriptional regulator; translated protein: MTTEHKPEPDGPAVAAGVRRVQVLSDKVQRHLARLLEVNPTDLSAMEHLLERGPMTASELAGRMEMSTAATTHVIDRLSRAGHVRRAAHPSDRRKVSVEPEPESVERAMTELRPIIAGVVRAASARTPEERAVIASFLDDVAGFYDSLLDEPGR
- a CDS encoding spermidine synthase, with translation MPEQRYRSELVPDRDVPGAYVVLTGTTEQSWVDPDDPTRLEFDYVQRIADAIDASAPVGERLRVVHVGGAGMTLARYVAHTRPSSPQIVLEPDTELTQQVRERLPLGRHSGIKVRGVDGLTGIAAMPADYADVVVLDAFVAGRVPAELTTTEFFADVTRVLTASGTLMVNITDQAPFDYGRRVLAGVAEHCPHLLVSSEPATLKGRRLGNVVVLGSRRPLPVDELVRRAAGSVFPYRVLVDEPVQKWLRGVRAFTREESAASPEPSSGLTHFG
- a CDS encoding LLM class F420-dependent oxidoreductase, translating into MELRIFTEPQQGARYDDLLRVALRAEECGYGAFFRSDHYLTMGGDGLPGPTDAWVTLAGLARETSTIRLGTLVTSATFREPGPLAIAVAQVDQMSGGRVDLGLGAGWYEGEHAAYGIPFPDTGTRFDRFAEQLEIVTGLWRTPVGETFDFSGEHWQLVGSPALPKPFTPGGPPIIVGGRGPRRTPALAARFADEFNSPFCAADEAARLFARVRTACEDAGRDQPPVFSSALTLCCGRDDAEVRRRAEAIGRDPDHWGEEMLAGTPAQVVEQVEAFAAAGAERLYLQVMDLADLDHLDLVAAEVAPRLAG